Genomic segment of Candidatus Cloacimonadota bacterium:
ATAAATGGAAGTTATTGGGGACTTTATACAAATGTTGAGCAGATAAATAAAAGGTTTTTAGAAAAAAATTTCGGTGATAATGAAGATGGTAATCTTTTTAAGGGAGATCCAATAGGACATCTCGTCTGGTTGGGAGAAGAACAGGAATCTTATTATAATAAATATGAATTAAAAACAAATGAACTGGAAAATGACTGGTCTGATCTTATTTATCTGATCGACAGAATAAACAACACTACTCTTGCAGAATATCCCGATGAAATAGAACAGGTCTTTCATATTCATAATTTCCTGTACTTCATTGCCATTACAAATATGTTCGTGAATTTTGACAGTTATATTGGTCATGGTCATAATTATTATATCTATCACAGAAATGACACAGATAAATTCATTCATATTCCCTGGGATTTTAATTTTTCTTTCGGACTTTACAATATCGGAGTTCCACCAGCATCCATTTATAACACTCAAATTTTTTTCGGAGAACCTCCTGCTTTCAACAGACCTCTCGTGAACAGAACCTTTGCCATAGATGAATATCGTGAAATTTATCTAATGATCTATCAATATCTTATGGATAATGAATTCAGAGAAGACATCTACTACCCTATAATCGATCAATGGGCTGATCTTATTCGGGAAGCAGTTTATGATGATTCTTTAAAGATGTTTACTAATGAACAGTTTGAAATTGGATTGGAAGAAAATATTCCGGTTGGAATCCAGACTATTGTCGGCTTAAAACCTTTTATCACTAATAGAAGAGATTGTTTGAATATTCAATTAGAAGCATTCGATATTCCAGATAGAATTTCCGGAATATATGTGAATGAATTTATGGCAGATAACATTGATTTTATTGCTGATGAACATGGAGATTATGATGACTGGATTGAAATTTACAATTCCAATGAAGAACCTGTAAATCTCGCAGGATATTTCATTACTGATGATCCTTCTATTCCTGATAAATGGAAATTCCCTGAAACGATCATCGATCCTTTCGATCATCAAATGATCTGGGCTGATAACAACTCAGAACAGGGATCATTCCATGCTAATTTCAAGCTGAACGCCAATGGTGAATTTCTGGGAATCTATGATAAAAACGGTGTTCTTCCATTAGATACATTGAGTTTTGGATATCAGATCGGAAATAATTCCAGTTGTCGTATTCCCGATGGTTCATTTATCTGGGAAATCTCTAATCAGCCAACTCCCGGAGAATCTAACATGGGATCAACTTTCATAGAAGATGATCTTTATAATTCAATTACAAAAATAAGTAATTATCCTAATCCCTTCAATTCAACGACTACAATCTCTTTTAATCTAACCACAGAGCACATGGAGAACACGGAGATT
This window contains:
- a CDS encoding T9SS type A sorting domain-containing protein; this translates as MNLKRFYLKNFLFLLFFYFFGINCLAHISDYVFDDTQVHEFHLTFEQENFLELLQENYDNGSHEYISATFEFNNEIYENVGTRFKGGGSMNYPSWKKPFKIKFDAFVEDQEFYGLDKLSLSNGYNDPTQIREKIFADVVNKYIPGPRANFIKLFINGSYWGLYTNVEQINKRFLEKNFGDNEDGNLFKGDPIGHLVWLGEEQESYYNKYELKTNELENDWSDLIYLIDRINNTTLAEYPDEIEQVFHIHNFLYFIAITNMFVNFDSYIGHGHNYYIYHRNDTDKFIHIPWDFNFSFGLYNIGVPPASIYNTQIFFGEPPAFNRPLVNRTFAIDEYREIYLMIYQYLMDNEFREDIYYPIIDQWADLIREAVYDDSLKMFTNEQFEIGLEENIPVGIQTIVGLKPFITNRRDCLNIQLEAFDIPDRISGIYVNEFMADNIDFIADEHGDYDDWIEIYNSNEEPVNLAGYFITDDPSIPDKWKFPETIIDPFDHQMIWADNNSEQGSFHANFKLNANGEFLGIYDKNGVLPLDTLSFGYQIGNNSSCRIPDGSFIWEISNQPTPGESNMGSTFIEDDLYNSITKISNYPNPFNSTTTISFNLTTEHMENTEIFIYNMKGQKVKQLGITNYELGINSAEWDGKNEACKPVSSGIYFYKLRSGSETLTRKMILLR